The Tautonia plasticadhaerens nucleotide sequence ATTGTCTGCCGTTGCCTCGGGGTCCGGGTCACCATCGAGCCAAGCGGCGAATCGATCATAGTCGGCGGCGATCTCCCGATACTCCTCCAGCTCCGGGGGGAGCCGGCCATCGAACCGCCAGAGCATATCGTGAGCGACCTGGACCGGTTCCGCCTCCTCGTACCACTCGCCCCAATCCCAGGGCTCCTCGTCGCCGTTGACGGGCATGTTGTCGCCAACGTGCTTGATCCATCGCCCATCCGGCGTGAGGTAATAGATGCAAAGCGTGTCCGCCCATTCGTGGATTCGTGGGTCAGAGACCCTGAACCGCTGACATCGGTGGAGATCCACCGCGAATTGCCCCAAGGCATTCTCCCGACTGACCCAGATGTAATCGCTCATGGGCGGACGAAGACTCCAGCTATCCCCCGGGTCGCCGATCATCGCGTGCGGCGATGTCGCGCCCGATGCGGCCCGGAGGACGGGTTACCATGATGTCATCCGATGAGCCCCATGACCTCCGCCGCCTTCTTGGAATCGAGTTCCGCATAGACCTCGGTCACCACCGGGCTCGAATGGCCGAGGACGGCGCGGGCCGCGTCCAGGCCGAACTCCTTGCGGAGCCGGGTGGCCGCGTTGTGGCGCAACTGGTTCGGGTGCCAGGCGGGGATCTCCCGGCCCGCCCGCCGTGCGAGGTCTCTGTTTGCCCGAGCAATCCCGTATGTGATCGCCCGACGATAGCTGACGACAGTATAGGTGTCGCCGGGTCGCTTCTCCGGCCTGGACTTGGTCCGATTCCGCTGAGAGGGTTGAACCGGAGTTTTGCGAGCGGCCCTCATCGCGGCTCGTCGCTCGACGTCCGCCTCCGCCGGAGAGAACAACGGGGCCTCCAACTCGGTCCGGAGCCAGGGCCGGAGCGTGGCTTGGGCTTGGGGACCGAGGTGGATCACTCGACGCCGGCCGTGATGCTCGGTCTTGTGGCTCTCAGGGCTATAGATCCAGATCCGGCCGGTCGTGTCGATGTCGATCGTGCGCATCGAGACGACCTCGCCCGGCCTCATGCCGGTGAGCCGTTGCAATTCGATCATCGCCCAGACCTGGCGGCTGACGAAAGGATGGACGGCGTCAACGAAGGCATCGGGCACGGGCCGGACCGGTTCCGATTCCCGGACATCGGCTCGGCCTCGACGGAGGCCCTCGACCGTCCGGAGCGCCTCGGCGACCGAGGACGGGATGAGTTCCTCGGAGACGGCCCACTTGAAGGCTCGTTTGATCTGATCGGTCCGCTTGTTCACGCCGTTCCGGCAGAGGCCCGACCCGACGAACGATTGGCGGAGCGCCTTGAGCGACCGGGGTCCGAAATCGCGGGCCAAGGTGTTCCCGTAGAGCTGGCGGAGGGCCCGGACCGCAATCCGGATGTTGGCCGGTTCCTTGGTCGGCTGGCCGTGCTTCGTGTAATAGGCATCGGCGTGCCGGAGATAGGCCACGAGCATCTCGTTGACCGTCAAATCGGCCTGGCCATCGTCATTGGGCCCTGGGAGCCGCCTCCCGAGGGAGAGCCACTCCGCGATGATCCGATCATACTCGGCCCGGCTCTCGGGGGTGCCGTGACGGCCGAGGTAGAAATCCCGGCCGCTGAGGGTGACGACGGCCTGGCCGGTCGGCTTGTGGAGGCGATAGGACGGGGTCCGATCCGAGCGGATGGGCACGGTTCCAATCTCCGATCCGGTAGACTACCGGCTTTCAGGAGCATCGGAGCCGCGCCATCCGTCCCCGGATGGGTTCCCTATCTCTAGGAATCGGCGGGGGGTTATGTTGAGTCGGGGCGAGCCGATTCGAACGGCCGACCTCCTGCACCCCAAGCAGGCGCGCTAACCAGGCTGCGCTACGCCCCGATCCCGATCGAGAACCGTCTGGCCGAGGCCATCGGGCGGACAATCGGCAGACCCGGCATCCGCCGTCGGGGTTCGCGGGATTGGCCGGGTGGCCAAGCGGGGTCGCGAACCCTAGGATGCAAGCGAATCAGTGGCCGTATTCTAAAGGATTCCGGGCCCCTGTCAATGCGGCCCGCTGGAGACGAGGGGATCGTGGACAACGCCGCCGACCGACTCATCGCCAGAATCCGATCCGTGGGCAACGCCGTCGTGGTGGGGATCGACCCCCGGCCCTCCCAATTCCCGGCCGAGATCCGGGGCCGATTCCCCGAGACCAGGGCCGGGGTCGCCGAGTCGATGCGGGCCTTCAGCGAGGCGATCCTCGACGTGGTGGCCGGCCTGGTGCCGGCGGTGAAGTTCCAGTCGGCGTTCTTCGAGGAATTCGGGCCCGAGGGGGTGGCCGCCTTGCACCAGGCCGCGGCAGGCGCGAGGCGTCGGGGGCTGTTCGTCATCATCGACGGCAAGCGGAACGACATCGGCTCGACGGCCGAGGCCTACGCCCGGGGTTACCTGGGCCGGCCCCCCGTCTCGGAGGGGGAGGGGCCGAGCTGGGATGCCGACGCGCTGACGATCAATCCCTACCTCGGGGGAGACGGCATCGCCCCGTTCGCCTCGGTGGCGTCGGAGCGGGGCAAGGGGCTGTTCGTCCTGGTCCGGACGAGCAACCCCTCGGCCGGCGACTTCCAGGACCTGGTGGCCGACGGGAAGCCGATCTACCGGCACGTCGCCGATCGGCTGGTCGAGTGGGCCGGGCCGCTGCGGGGGGAGTCGGGCTACAGCGCACTCGGGGCGGTGGTCGGGGCCACCTACCCGGAACAACTGGCCGAGCTGAGGGCCGCGATGCCGGGCATCCTCTTCCTGATCCCCGGCTACGGTGCCCAGGGGGGGAGGGCGACCGACATCGCCGCCGGCTGCGACGCGCAGGGGCTGGGGGCCGTCGTCAACTGCTCCCGGGGGATCATCTTCGCCTTCGAGCGGCCCGACCTCCGGGCGAGGTTCGGCGACGACTGGCGGGCGGCCGTGTCATTCGCCGTCCGGGAGATGGTCGACGACCTGGCGGCGAACACCCCGATGGGGAGGTTGCAGGCGTGACCTCCCGGCCGGCCTCGACCGGGCCCCGCGGGTCGGGCGCACCTACAGGAACGCCCGCCCGAAGGGCCAAACGATGCAGGCGAGCCCGAAGATGAGGCAGAGACCCTCAAACCAATCCGACGGTCTCCGCCCCGCCCCCGACACGGCGAGGATCGCCCAGGAGGAGGCGACCGCGACCCCGAGCCCCGTCGGGGCGACGTCGAGGAGTTCCCACGCGGACGGGCAATGATATGAACCGGCGGACGGGAAGATCGGCCGTCCCCGGGACGTCCGGGAGACGGCCGAGGAGAGGACCTCGACCGAGAGGAAGGCGACCCCCAGGAAGGCCCCGATGGCCGATGCAACCCCGTACGATCGGCCGGCTCGCCGGAGCCGCCGCCGATTCGAGAGGATGGCGATCGGGGCGAGGGCGTACGACCAGAGGATCAACCCGACCGTGATCTCGTGGGATCGCCGTTCGAC carries:
- a CDS encoding tyrosine-type recombinase/integrase — translated: MPIRSDRTPSYRLHKPTGQAVVTLSGRDFYLGRHGTPESRAEYDRIIAEWLSLGRRLPGPNDDGQADLTVNEMLVAYLRHADAYYTKHGQPTKEPANIRIAVRALRQLYGNTLARDFGPRSLKALRQSFVGSGLCRNGVNKRTDQIKRAFKWAVSEELIPSSVAEALRTVEGLRRGRADVRESEPVRPVPDAFVDAVHPFVSRQVWAMIELQRLTGMRPGEVVSMRTIDIDTTGRIWIYSPESHKTEHHGRRRVIHLGPQAQATLRPWLRTELEAPLFSPAEADVERRAAMRAARKTPVQPSQRNRTKSRPEKRPGDTYTVVSYRRAITYGIARANRDLARRAGREIPAWHPNQLRHNAATRLRKEFGLDAARAVLGHSSPVVTEVYAELDSKKAAEVMGLIG
- the pyrF gene encoding orotidine-5'-phosphate decarboxylase encodes the protein MDNAADRLIARIRSVGNAVVVGIDPRPSQFPAEIRGRFPETRAGVAESMRAFSEAILDVVAGLVPAVKFQSAFFEEFGPEGVAALHQAAAGARRRGLFVIIDGKRNDIGSTAEAYARGYLGRPPVSEGEGPSWDADALTINPYLGGDGIAPFASVASERGKGLFVLVRTSNPSAGDFQDLVADGKPIYRHVADRLVEWAGPLRGESGYSALGAVVGATYPEQLAELRAAMPGILFLIPGYGAQGGRATDIAAGCDAQGLGAVVNCSRGIIFAFERPDLRARFGDDWRAAVSFAVREMVDDLAANTPMGRLQA